A single region of the Balaenoptera ricei isolate mBalRic1 chromosome 12, mBalRic1.hap2, whole genome shotgun sequence genome encodes:
- the CLDN20 gene encoding claudin-20, whose protein sequence is MTSAGLQLLAFALALSGVSGVLMATLLPNWKVHVDAGSSIITAIVQLQGLWMDCTWYSTGMFSCTLKYSVLALPTHVQAARAAMVLACVLSAVGICTSTIGMKCTRLGVDRETKGYACFAGGVCFLSAGVSGLIPTVWYTKEIIANFVDVTVPESNKHEPGGAVYIGFISAMLLFISGMIFCTSCIKENSEAWLHPSKRQHISITQPEDHSAYSLKDYV, encoded by the coding sequence ATGACCTCGGCGGGTCTCCAGCTCCTTGCTTTTGCCCTGGCCTTATCTGGGGTCTCTGGAGTGCTCATGGCCACCCTGCTGCCCAACTGGAAGGTGCACGTGGATGCGGGCTCCAGCATCATCACAGCCATCGTGCAGCTACAAGGGCTGTGGATGGACTGCACGTGGTACAGCACCGGGATGTTCAGCTGCACCTTGAAGTACTCCGTCCTGGCCCTCCCCACCCACGTGCAGGCCGCCCGGGCCGCCATGGTCCTGGCCTGTGTCCTGTCTGCTGTGGGGATCTGCACTTCCACAATCGGGATGAAATGCACTCGTTTAGGAGTGGACAGGGAAACCAAGGGTTACGCCTGTTTTGCTGGGGGAGTCTGTTTCCTGTCTGCGGGGGTCTCTGGTTTAATACCGACGGTGTGGTACACGAAGGAGATCATAGCAAACTTTGTGGATGTGACGGTTCCAGAAAGCAACAAACATGAACCCGGAGGAGCTGTCTACATTGGATTCATTTCAGCCATGCTGCTGTTTATCTCTGGCATGATATTCTGCACATCCTGTATAAAAGAGAATTCGGAAGCTTGGCTCCACCCATCCAAGCGGCAGCACATCTCCATCACACAGCCAGAGGACCATTCAGCATACAGCCTGAAGGATTATGTGTGA